Within Fusarium keratoplasticum isolate Fu6.1 chromosome 8, whole genome shotgun sequence, the genomic segment GGGCAACTGGCCAAGATGCCATCGAAATCGTCGGGGTGTAACAGAGCGCTGGTGATGCCCTGACGACCACCGGTGGAGCACCCAGACCAGTATGAAAAGGCGGGAGACTCCTGATAGTAGTCTTTAGCAATATGCTTGCCGATGATAGCCGCCTCGTGCACGGCACGGTTGGCAAAGTTGGTGAGAAGTGTCTGGTTGACGTTTCCGGGGTTTGGCATCAGCCAAGCATCTGCAGTCGAGAAGGGGTCATGTGTATAGCCACCTTCGGTAGCCGCTGTTGCGTAGCCCTTGTATGTGAGAGCCGACATGGCGTCGTCGCCAATTTCTCCGGTAATCcagcctccgcctccaacgCCGACGAAGCGGTTGTTGTAGCCAGAAAGGGGCAGCCATACATGGGTATGAATGACATCCTGGTCGCCTGGATGAGAGTACGTGACTGTGACATTGCAGAAACTGACGCCTTCAGGGCCAATCTCGGTTGATTCCGGTTTCCATTTCGAAAAGCCAGTGTAACCTTCCACCTTTGACGCTGTAGTCAATATGTGTTTTGTGCCCAGGATATCGGGGAAGGTGAAGGTGTCTGGCACGCATGGATCGGGCGCAGCATATATCAGAGCAGCGTTCAAAAGAGCAGATAAAGCGAGATAAGGGATCTTGGGAGGAGACATGGTCAGATTCTAGAGACCGCGCATCGGCTGGTGAATGTCGAAAGACCAAAGGGATGGAACTCAGGTCAAGGACTATGCAGAAAAATACGGGGTTTGAGCAGGTTATTTATAATATGCTCACTTTTCGTATACATCCTGATATGGATCGTCCCCTGGACAATATCATGCCGGCGCATGGGTTAGCTCCACTGGGGTGCAGACAGTTACCGCCTAGCACTATACATGCGACCTTGGAGTGCAAACACGACACTGGATTGGCATCCATCCCGGTGTAGGGGGAATACCTCGGGGCGGGTTGTCTGGTCGAGTCCGTGGGCCTACAGCCCCGGTTAGGGGTTAGATTCCATACGGTATGATATTACGACCTGAGTCGGCCCTACGTAGGTAATAGCTCCGGGCAGACCGGGACTTATCTGTTTTTGACCTGGCGAGCATGATATTGCTGTGACAACTGCTTGagctgatggagatggtAGTCCCCACGTGCCTTTAGCTAGTCCGCGCAGACCGCGGAGCCCGCGCTCAGGATTGTTTTTACCCCTTAGCTCCTTGTAGAAACTATTTAGCCTTCTAAAACTCCTTTCACATTGAACATAGACCTCGAAAGTCCCAAGAATCGAAGTTTTTAGCCAGAAACTCTCTTTATTCAAGCCTGGTCTAAAGACAAGTTGACTGACTTGAGCTCGGAAATGGGGAACGTAATTCCATACTGGGTTTACTAGGAAATCAAATCCAGATTAACTATAAAAGGGGGCATATACCAACTAGGAAGTAATTCCATACTCGTTGGGGAAATCATTCCATACTAGCTTTGACTCTGACACCTTATTCTAGCCGGACCTTGGAGCTCTCCGCCACTTTTATGATCTCTTGCATGTCCCTGACCTTGGCCCGTATCAGActatcctcctcatcgtgCTGACAGGCTAGGAGTGCAAGCGCTGATGACTTCCATAACGGGACGTTGCGCCTATTGCCGACAATGGTCAAGACAGTCAGGATCAGACCAGCGAGCTCTATAGCGACCggcccagccagccaatGCCATCGAATCGAGACAAAGATCCTGCTCTCTATCCTGTCTCCTATGGCTGGAATCCCGTTGGGTCCGTTGCGTATGTAATCAGTCATGCTCATGGCCATCTCTTGAAAGGCCTGAGAAAGGTCCACGTCTCCTCCAAGTACAGTACTTAAACCAGGGTTTGGATTATCGCCATATCCCTCAATCCACTGTGATTTGAACGTCGCTGAGAGGAAGAATAGGCCCAACGCCTTCATATCAAGCACTGAGAAGCTCAGTGTTGGCGAGTTCTCCATCTTTGATCCCTTGGACATCACCTGCCATGTCCAACAACCAAAAAGGTCCCCACCACCCCCTGCACATTCACCATGGTCCCCGTCAATAAGATCGACTTGACGGATGCTCTCGAATGAGAAGCTGCTTCCATTTGCCTGAGCATTTGAGTACTCGTATGCGGCGGGCCGGAGAGTGCAGTCGGTTATGTTCACGTCGAAGCTGTTGAACGAGTGTTGGGGCACTTCTGCGGTTGCTCGATAGacggccatcttggcaacctcCATGTCACTGTAGCCGAGATTGGCCTCATCACCGTAATTTCAGTCGTGGTGTTGATCTGAAACGTAGTGTGCCCTTCTGTCGGTACGAACCATGTTGAAAGGCCTATGCCTGCTGGAGTTGTCAAGTTGCATGATCGAGGTCCGAATACAGGGGGTCCTTCGCAGCGTTGTTGTTTCAATGTCCAAGCCGTAACATTTGTGCATGCGCTCTTGAAGCCAAGTGAGATGTAGGATCCATTCCAGCGGCAAGACCCGCCACAAGTAAACTTGGGCTGACTGTTGAAGTTGTAGAGGCCCCTAAGAATGGCGGATTGCATCAAAGGGTCCGGCGGCAGAGCTTGAACATGTTAGCAACGTTCGTCTACTATAAAGGGACTGCGGTAACTTGCCAGCGTTGACGTAACTCTCGTTCCGATCATATGCATGCGCGTATCCAAAAGTTGCACCGCCGTCCGGTGTGACAACGTCGCGTGGTTCAAGGCTAACGACTTGTTGAGCGAGAGGTGCGAGCCCAAGCCGAAAGATGGTGACCAAGGCGCCAATAGTGGCGAGATTCCATCGAATGGTGAAAAGGAATTTGATTGAACCATAGGGCCCTCGGCTGGCCTCGTCAAAGGATTCGAGGCTAAATAGCTTCCGATGGCCGCTTGCAAAGTGTAGCCATTTGAGCTGGCTAATAGAGGTACTGACACCATGCATTATCGCCGCGCCGCAAGCAGTCgtgaggatggagattgTCGCGTTGAGTGAGATTGGAAACCGCCAATCGGAGAGTGGTTTATCTTTCATATAGCAGAAGATGGAAATGATGCCTCCTAGCAGGATTAGACTGGCGAAGCTGGAGAGAATCTCCAAGGCCCAGCCTTCTTCTGACAATGTCTTGCATCGTCGGTCTTCAACGTGACCGGGGTTCTCCCTCTGGACATTGGAGTCCGACGATTCGTACCCTGCATCATCGAGCTGTGGTGTTGGATGATATGCCGGTGGTTTGAGACTTCCGTGATCCCTGGTCATTTCACTTTCCTGGGTTGCTTGAAATGGTCGACGATGGAGGGCCTTTGAAACCTGGAGGATAAGAACTAAGAAATGTGTTGGTCAACTTTCAAAGGTGAAATTAGTCCCTCAAAACAGGACATTTTGTAATAGCAGCTGGTCGTACGAGGTCACGAGGGGCTGGATCTGATTCGTTGCACAGCAGAGCCTCATATCGTAGCTGAGTGGATGCAAGAAAAAGATGAGAATAGGATCGTGGAATTCTGTATCACTTGGTGATAGAATGAGCCACAGTAAAAGCCGAGAAAAAGCTTAGTCCAGTGACACAACCGTCGTTTCAACCAGGCTCATCTTGTCCTACATTACATCATATCACGGCTTTGCCTCGCCTTAGGTTACACAGTTGGGAGGACAGTTGGCTTTGCAGGCGAAATCCGAGCCAATACCTTGACTGATGACTCGCAGCATGTACCATCAAACTCGGAGACGAAACTCAAGcacaatgtgttctttattatagttgaagcccggccctcgatgggttaactgagccagaaaATCGAAGCTCATGCACGCTAAAATCTATTTCCCTTTCTAGGACTGGACACATGGGGAGCAAAAGTGCTTCTAAAGATCAAGACTACCGGGATGGAATTGGTCCGAGGTTCTGAAAATAGCTTGAGGTTCCCAAGTGACGTGTTGTCTCGGGCTCAGGATTCAGGGCTCTTTGAGCTAGCGGCTCTATAAGATGCGGGTGCTTCATCCGTTGCAAGCAGCTCCGAATGGTGAAAGACCTTGCCTTCAAGCGTCCGCATAAAGAACTTGACCCTCGTCCCTCGTATCTTTCCCCCGTATACCCCAGCTTGAGCACTTTCTGAAGGCTCCGATATGAGCCGATGTATCCTTCGTTCTTCTGGTGGCAGGCCAGGACATGCGACCGGCATTGGTGATAGTTGTCCCTGGTCATCCAATATCGCACCATGCTCGATTTCGATTAGCCGTCGTCCAATGGCATGCATTATCTGGCTCTCCCAAAGGCTCTCCTTTGGCACTCCATGAACCTTGATCAACCGTAAGGCTTCTAAACGTGTGGTCAAATCCCGACACTTCATAACAATGGAGAAGAGCATCGGTGTGAAGGCCATTTCGAAGCAAAATACCAGCGAGCGTTTGTGATTCGTTTCAATACGTGCAGACTCTTCAACTATACGTTTGAAGTTGTCCACGTGTTTGTCGTAGCCCGACTCCTCGGGACAAAAGGCCATTCGAGCCCAGATCTGACAAGTCTGGTGACGCATGACGAGGAAACTTCTCTGAATATCCGTCACGGCTGATGGCGTCACCTTGCGTTCCCACTTGTTGAACAGGGTCTGCCATTGAGCCAGAAGCGCCTCGGTTCTTTTTTGTTCTTCGAGGAGGCGAGGATTCACTTCCTTATGCCTCAAATCACCGACACAGTACTCCTCGCCCCATCGAACGAGCCGTACCGTACGGTTGAAAATATCGTCAATCATACCTTGAGCATCTGAAAAGCTCGAGAACTCTGCTTCTACCGGTATTGAATATTCCAGAACATTCAGGTCTGGGAAGTTGGCGAAATCCCCACCAAAGAACAGTGGGACTGCGCATAGTCGTCGAAACATGGGTGCCAGGTGTTCCGTCACCCAGGTTTCAGAT encodes:
- a CDS encoding Zn(2)-C6 fungal-type domain-containing protein, coding for MIGSAAQLDPELRLRPIYTPGSRQGLTGSFGLNRHFNAMARKGSRKVRTGCLTCKIRKVKCDEAKPFCQRCEKTGRKCDGYLQPWTPNLDDSRRKSDRYILPWTPDPADSRSLYQYGATEVEVRALQFFCEVAGPSLSGPIEPSFWTKVVMQICCSQPAVKHSVIAISSFYEEVEAEVQSGKKPQHTVALKHYNTAIQELKKMDNQPLVLLVCLLFVCMELLQSNQGLAVQHCNHGLAILKQCISETWVTEHLAPMFRRLCAVPLFFGGDFANFPDLNVLEYSIPVEAEFSSFSDAQGMIDDIFNRTVRLVRWGEEYCVGDLRHKEVNPRLLEEQKRTEALLAQWQTLFNKWERKVTPSAVTDIQRSFLVMRHQTCQIWARMAFCPEESGYDKHVDNFKRIVEESARIETNHKRSLVFCFEMAFTPMLFSIVMKCRDLTTRLEALRLIKVHGVPKESLWESQIMHAIGRRLIEIEHGAILDDQGQLSPMPVACPGLPPEERRIHRLISEPSESAQAGVYGGKIRGTRVKFFMRTLEGKVFHHSELLATDEAPASYRAASSKSPES